ttttaagtcaTTGTCATGGCCACCGCCCCGCTTGGTTCTGCTGGATCTTGATCTGTCTCTATGTTTGGAACTTGACATCCATTGTTCAGATGCAATACCATTATATGTTTTCAAAGAggttttttcttcattttctgaTGTCCCTGCtaatgaatgatctactcttaccCTCAAGTTATGGTTCCAAGCATTCTGCTCTAGTGAAGTTGCCTTCATCTTCATGGACTGTCTTCTGTTAACTGCATCAGCTGCTGCTTCGGTAAACATAATTTCTGAATCATGATCGTTGATGACATTTAAGCCTTCGGAATTAGTTGTATCTTTATATGGGTGTTCCCCATCATACATGTTCAACTTCAAACCTGAGTGCAACAACTGCAGAGAACTTGATCTGTCCGAACCTTCACCCATTTCTTGCCTGCTGTAACTTTGATTTTGTTCTGCAGGCAAAGTGTTTCTGGGCCTCACATCATGTTCATTGCAGGTTGGACCATTAACTACAGTGAGGGACTTCTGTTTGGAAGGACTTCCCAGGTCCCCTGAAATTGCCTTTGTCCTTATTCTTAATTTCACTAATTTGAGTGGGGTAATCTCGTTTGATTCATGAGATTGTTTAACCTGATTTGTTTGCAAAGAGTCATGATTACCATATTTATCACAGCTAGACTGATCCATATCTCCCTGGTTGAGGCTGATATTAGAGTAAGATGCTGAAGCACTACCATTCAGTTGATGGTCACCTAAGGACAGTAAAGATTTGTGCACCTCATCAGGAGCAAACTCTTCCATCATCCCTCCATCCAGATCTTGCAATGTAGGAGCAGTTAACTCTCCCTCTTCCCTGCAAGACAAAACATATCCATAAACATGGATTTCATGTTAAGAGTAAAAGTTCCAATTCATCCTAGATTTAACATACCTATTCACAGCAATAATCCTGTTTCCATTGGGGACATCACTTGGCAACAAATCTCCTGACCTTGAACGCTTGGATGTCCGAACTTTAACCTCTCCCCATCTGATTTTGTTATCCTTTTCCCCCACAAATTTCTCTAAATGGTCCTCAGTATTTAAAGATTGCCTTGTATCTTCCAGATCAATCCTGTCATGCTCAGAGAGCTCCACATCTGCAGTGGTTAAGCCAGGGTCTTTGGTGCGGTCATTTTTATTCTCATCAAAAGCTCCTGAAGATCCAGATGAAGGGTCTGGTATATTGATATGATTGCCAGTGTTCAATCTGGTGGCCTCTGAAGCACCTGGCTTCCTAGAATCACGTAACGAGAACTTTAAGACCAATCTCTTCCTGTTCACAGTATCTGATTGAGATTTGGGGAGCTCATGAGACCATACTACGCCCTCAGACTTTTGTTCCTTCTTTATAGACTTCAGTTTTACATTCTCCAAGTGTCTCTCAGTTTCACTGTTTGAAGAACTTGAATCCTGAGACGACTCACTATTTGATGAATCACCTTCTGAGTCCACTTCATCATCTCCATCCGTAGATGTCCCAGTGATTCTAGACATAATGCTTCGAGCATTACGTGCAGCAGTTCTCTGAGGTCTCAATGTCTTTCCCTTGGAAGACTTTCTCTTTGAAGCTTTTCTGCCACTTTTTGATTTTTTAGTTTTACTGGTTTTGAGTATAGTTCCATCACGCTCATCCAAATATCTCTTTTTGACTCGCCTCCCTGATGAAGTCTTCAACTCAGACTGAAAATGACAATACTTAGTTTAGAACATAGTCCAAACAATAATGAAAACTGGTAGAAGGCTAATCCCACTTACTTCAGGGCTGCATTTTCTTCTTCGTGATCTGCGAAGGCCGTCTTTGTGACTGCATTCAACCTCACTGTCTTCTTCACCGCTCTCTGTGCCTCTAGAAGAGCTGGAACACAATGCCCCCTGTTCACCTTCTGTAGAACATTCCTCAGCAACATTGTACTCCGAATCAGTGTCATCACTGATAACTTCGTTTTCAGGTTCCCAATACATGGCATCCATGAAATCAGGTAGTGGTTCCATCACTCTTTCCAGATCTTCTAAGAGTGGCATTTCAAAATCCTGGCCTAAACTGATATCTGGACCAATAGCCAACTTTGTGGAGGATGGATGCCACTCAATACCCAGCGCACCAAGTCGCCGTTTCTGGTACATACTCTGATAAGGTTCTGGGTACGGAATCATGCCTGGAATTTCCATCAAAATCATTTGCTAAATCATATTAGGATAACATATTAAACAATCAACAGAAGCAGGAGTTATAGTCATACTGGAATCACAAATAAGATCTTGCATGTTCCTACGATGCGGAGTAGACTGTGTCTCCTGAAACAAAGTTATATGAATAGCACATCAGTTGCAAAATGATGAACAAGCATTGCATAGAAACAATAATGCTTCAAATCTCTCCTGGTTGTCTATGTATTTTGGAGCAATACATACTGAACTTTCTGGACTACCATGAAACCTACCACCAGTTAATTTGACATGGAGTTGCGATATACCTGATCAAGAGCATTTCCAGCAGAATCCCAAATAAGGGGGCGATAGTCTCCAAGAAAGAACTGCCAGAAAAGCATACACAACCTCATAAAGCAATTACATGACACAACTAGTATTACAAGGAGAgaaggggaaagaaaaaaaaggataaataGCTAAATAAATAAAGAGGCAAAGGGGAGATTCAGGCTCTACAAGTAAAGTTTTCAGCTACCTGATCATACTTGGCATCCTTTTGAGATTCACCCTGGCCAGTGTTAAGCAAATGTATCTGGCCAACTTCATCTGAAAGTACAATTGACGTTCCATCCCTatcaaagaagggaaaaatgttaCAGCATCTTCACAAGAAAAGCTCTTGAGATTCAATAAAATAGTTCAGATTTGAAGTCCATACAACAAGAACCAAAAAGATTTTTCAATAAAACCATCACTGGTGAAAGCTACAAATATAAACCACCCAACATAATAAAGTATTCTTGGTCAGCTTCTTGCATTCAAAATTCTAAGCACATGTGCACCTCCCTCACAAGGACAATGTGTCAAAGTCAAAAAGTTATGGAGACATCATAAAATACATGATTTAACATTTTGACTGTCCACAACTTTTTCAATAGAATATCATGGGTGATCAATCACAAACAGACTAGAACAGCTGGAATATCAAGCTAACAAAATTGGAATATCGTACAATTAAAGAGGCAGAGCATATCTAATCCAAGTTTTGCTTACTGCAAAAATTTATGCGCTGAGAAACTTTCTAAAAAACCTAAGCCAGCGTTTTGTGTTCCTCATGAGGCATAAACTACCAGAGAACTAAGCATCTGATGTGAAGACAATAATACtattgaaatatgtatatattttaaatttatttaggtaaatAGATCTTATTAGGAagataaattttattcatattctaggaatatttttattttatgttttagtagtttattagaataagggaactattttcccttatgttttagtagtttattagaataagggaactattttcccaattaggattaggactgttttctctatttaagttcagttctttagttaataataacagaacagttttattaaaagctctcttgaaaactttcatggCATCTGAGTTAGGTCAAATCTCTAGTAACATCATGGTTAAACCTTGGTGCGATCACTGCAAAAAATATTGGCACACTCAAGAAACGTGTTGGAAGCTCCATGGAAAACCGACAAATGGAAGGAAAAAGAGTGGCAATGATCGTGGTTCACAATCAGGGGATAGCAGAGCTTTCCAAACAACTAATGGAAATTATGAGAGCCAAAGTTCTCTGGAAGGGTCtccattcactaaggaacaattAGAGCATCTACACAAGTTTTTTCAATCACCACAATTTTGGATGAATTCTTCTATTCCTAACTTATCCAATAATCCGTCTTCCTCTTTTGCCCAATCAGgtattgatttttctatttttctcaatgtcaagccttgtaaaacaaacacGTGGATCATTGATTCTGGAGCTAGTGATCACATGActagtagtcattttcttttttcaacttacacaccttgcgtaggaaacaaaaagatcaaagtagCAGATAGGTCCTTCTCGGCAATAGCCGGGAAAGGAACTGTTAAAATTTCGTCTTCCttggttttacatgatgttttacatgtgccgaatctagcttgtaatctcatatcggtcagtaaattatcccagtcctcaaattgtcatgttatatttgactctTCTATGTGTAAGTTTCAGGACATGGTCtcggggaggatgattggcaatgctaaaaaagttggtggaatttactttcttgaagacgaccatctaagtcaaccaacaactactttatgtttaaattctgtttctgattttgataaggttatgatttggcattataagcttgaacatcctaatttttactatttaagatatttgttacctaatctatttaaaaataaaagtccttcTTCATATCATTGTGATTTTTGTGAATTAGCTAAACACCATCGATCATTTTTTCCACCTCAAAAATATTAAGCCTCCAAacctttttcgttaattcataATGATGTTTGAGGACCTTCAAGAGTCTCAACTTTTTCAGGAAAACgttggtttgtcacatttattgatgatcatactcgaatttgttgggtgtttttattaaaagataagtctgaagttaaaaatgtgtttcagtctttttatgctatggtgGAAACACAATTTGGTGTGAAAATAGAAGTATTTCGGACTGACAATAGTGGAGAATTTTTTAGCGACCAATTAggtgttttcttaaccaaacatggaatagtccaccaaagtttttgtacaaatacaccacaacaaaatgggattGTAGAAAGAAAAAACCGACATcttttggaagtaactagagccttgatgttcactagtcaGGTACCGCGTTATCTTTGGGGCGAAGCCTTGTTAACagctacatatcttattaatagaatgaccagtaaaactctaaactatagaactccttttcgtctctttaaagataactttccAAACTCTAAATTAATCACAGATTTATCCCTCCGAGTTTTTGGGTTtagtgtttttgttcatcttcacaaccaaggtaaactagatcctagagcaaa
The Gossypium hirsutum isolate 1008001.06 chromosome A07, Gossypium_hirsutum_v2.1, whole genome shotgun sequence genome window above contains:
- the LOC107909993 gene encoding PH-interacting protein isoform X3, with translation MGYLFQFYEGIRQLLLLLHLIPGLPLLSSFYRHLMMGLAESGRPDIHIVAHAYTCRSLLKLPLGVAIFHLIMDLPQVWSACKPNTDDTQQPVHELDVLAGHENDVNYVQFSGCAVPSRSSMSDIIKEDNLPKFKNSWFCQDNIVTCSRDGSAIIWIPRSRRFHGKAGRWTKAYHLKVPPPPLPPQPPRGWPLQGVLPTPRGVNMIVWSLDNRFVLAAIMDCRICVWNAVDGSLVHSLTGHVASSYVLDVHPFNPRIAMSAGYDGKTIVWDIWEGIPIRIYEIGRFKLVDGKFSPDGTSIVLSDEVGQIHLLNTGQGESQKDAKYDQFFLGDYRPLIWDSAGNALDQETQSTPHRRNMQDLICDSSMIPYPEPYQSMYQKRRLGALGIEWHPSSTKLAIGPDISLGQDFEMPLLEDLERVMEPLPDFMDAMYWEPENEVISDDTDSEYNVAEECSTEGEQGALCSSSSRGTESGEEDSEVECSHKDGLRRSRRRKCSPESELKTSSGRRVKKRYLDERDGTILKTSKTKKSKSGRKASKRKSSKGKTLRPQRTAARNARSIMSRITGTSTDGDDEVDSEGDSSNSESSQDSSSSNSETERHLENVKLKSIKKEQKSEGVVWSHELPKSQSDTVNRKRLVLKFSLRDSRKPGASEATRLNTGNHINIPDPSSGSSGAFDENKNDRTKDPGLTTADVELSEHDRIDLEDTRQSLNTEDHLEKFVGEKDNKIRWGEVKVRTSKRSRSGDLLPSDVPNGNRIIAVNREEGELTAPTLQDLDGGMMEEFAPDEVHKSLLSLGDHQLNGSASASYSNISLNQGDMDQSSCDKYGNHDSLQTNQVKQSHESNEITPLKLVKLRIRTKAISGDLGSPSKQKSLTVVNGPTCNEHDVRPRNTLPAEQNQSYSRQEMGEGSDRSSSLQLLHSGLKLNMYDGEHPYKDTTNSEGLNVINDHDSEIMFTEAAADAVNRRQSMKMKATSLEQNAWNHNLRVRVDHSLAGTSENEEKTSLKTYNGIASEQWMSSSKHRDRSRSSRTKRGGGHDNDLKFSSGRKSNPSVRKLSWLMVSEQEEGYRYIPQLGDEVVYFRQGHQECIEEGFMKGTGPWSSRGHLSAVEICRVVDLAYSHVPGSGESCCKITLRFTDHSSCAFGEVFILTLPELIGLPDFLVEKTRYDAAMSREWTTRDKCLVWWKNHDEEGGSWWDGRIITSQPKSMDFPDSPWEKYEVIYKDGCKYRHSAWELHDPNFTWEHPHIGSEIRDRLLSAFGKLERSVVRDQDFYGFQKLNEAAQKSEFLNRFPVPLYPDFIRLRLENNYYRTLEGVKHDIKIMLSNAESYFARSAHLSSKMRRLSDWFTKTLSRL
- the LOC107909993 gene encoding PH-interacting protein isoform X2 gives rise to the protein MGYLFQFYEGIRQLLLLLHLIPGLPLLSSFYRHLMMGLAESGRPDIHIVAHAYTCRSLLKLPLGVAIFHLIMDLPQVMFHKPIKYYVVHLTSMGQFLSLVALTLLPGYLQVWSACKPNTDDTQQPVHELDVLAGHENDVNYVQFSGCAVPSRSSMSDIIKEDNLPKFKNSWFCQDNIVTCSRDGSAIIWIPRSRRFHGKAGRWTKAYHLKVPPPPLPPQPPRGWPLQGVLPTPRGVNMIVWSLDNRFVLAAIMDCRICVWNAVDGSLVHSLTGHVASSYVLDVHPFNPRIAMSAGYDGKTIVWDIWEGIPIRIYEIGRFKLVDGKFSPDGTSIVLSDEVGQIHLLNTGQGESQKDAKYDQFFLGDYRPLIWDSAGNALDQETQSTPHRRNMQDLICDSSMIPYPEPYQSMYQKRRLGALGIEWHPSSTKLAIGPDISLGQDFEMPLLEDLERVMEPLPDFMDAMYWEPENEVISDDTDSEYNVAEECSTEGEQGALCSSSSRGTESGEEDSEVECSHKDGLRRSRRRKCSPESELKTSSGRRVKKRYLDERDGTILKTSKTKKSKSGRKASKRKSSKGKTLRPQRTAARNARSIMSRITGTSTDGDDEVDSEGDSSNSESSQDSSSSNSETERHLENVKLKSIKKEQKSEGVVWSHELPKSQSDTVNRKRLVLKFSLRDSRKPGASEATRLNTGNHINIPDPSSGSSGAFDENKNDRTKDPGLTTADVELSEHDRIDLEDTRQSLNTEDHLEKFVGEKDNKIRWGEVKVRTSKRSRSGDLLPSDVPNGNRIIAVNREEGELTAPTLQDLDGGMMEEFAPDEVHKSLLSLGDHQLNGSASASYSNISLNQGDMDQSSCDKYGNHDSLQTNQVKQSHESNEITPLKLVKLRIRTKAISGDLGSPSKQKSLTVVNGPTCNEHDVRPRNTLPAEQNQSYSRQEMGEGSDRSSSLQLLHSGLKLNMYDGEHPYKDTTNSEGLNVINDHDSEIMFTEAAADAVNRRQSMKMKATSLEQNAWNHNLRVRVDHSLAGTSENEEKTSLKTYNGIASEQWMSSSKHRDRSRSSRTKRGGGHDNDLKFSSGRKSNPSVRKLSWLMVSEQEEGYRYIPQLGDEVVYFRQGHQECIEEGFMKGTGPWSSRGHLSAVEICRVVDLAYSHVPGSGESCCKITLRFTDHSSCAFGEVFILTLPELIGLPDFLVEKTRYDAAMSREWTTRDKCLVWWKNHDEEGGSWWDGRIITSQPKSMDFPDSPWEKYEVIYKDGCKYRHSAWELHDPNFTWEHPHIGSEIRDRLLSAFGKLERSVVRDQDFYGFQKLNEAAQKSEFLNRFPVPLYPDFIRLRLENNYYRTLEGVKHDIKIMLSNAESYFARSAHLSSKMRRLSDWFTKTLSRL